The following coding sequences lie in one Chionomys nivalis chromosome 8, mChiNiv1.1, whole genome shotgun sequence genomic window:
- the LOC130879951 gene encoding ankyrin repeat domain-containing protein 7-like, translated as MQDDFEYDALTFRAPQRTRWYTRLWPACLGHGCFGQKRPQFQLYLIGYDPVGQLQRAASVGDVALVEKFINGSEYHINEIDRRGRTSLHYACAHNHPNVVAWLVSNDCTDINIQDDEGCTPLIKATQRDNVECISILLMQGADPHIVDFGGDAALHHAVIRGNITIAEKLLKYKANIDAKTEYGLTPYKLALYERQHQMAEFLIKNGAEAHSVLQPNRSLIDPEDGLAASKPKW; from the exons ATGCAGGATGACTTCGAATATGACGCCCTGACTTTTAGAGCCCCTCAGCGGACTCGCTGGTACACCCGCCTGTGGCCCGCATGCCTGGGTCATGGGTGCTTTGGTCAGAAACGGCCGCAATTTCAACTGTATTTAATTGGGTATGACCCTGTGGGGCAGCTGCAAAGGGCGGCCAGTGTGGGTGATGTGGCGTTAGTTGAAAAATTCATAAATGGCAGCGAATACCACATAAACGAAATCGACAGGAGGGGCAG GACATCACTACACTATGCATGTGCCCATAACCATCCCAATGTGGTAGCATGGTTAGTATCCAACGACTGTACGGACATCAATATTCAAGATGATGAAGGCTGCACACCCTTAATTAAG GCGACCCAGAGGGACAACGTGGAGTGCATCTCCATACTACTCATGCAGGGTGCTGATCCCCACATCGTAGATTTCGGTGGGGATGCAGCTCTACACCACGCAGTTATCCGAGGAAATATAACAATTGCTGAAAAACTGCTTAAATATAAGGCAAATATTGACGCCAAAACAGAG taTGGGTTGACCCCATATAAACTCGCGCTATATGAAAGGCAACACCAAATGGCGGAGTTTTTAATAAAGAACGGGGCAGAGGCACATTCGGTGCTTCAACCAAATAG ATCTCTGATTGACCCTGAAGATGGTCTGGCAGCCAGTAAGCCCAAATGGTAG